The nucleotide sequence AATGTATGTTAAGACTTACCTGGAAGGCCTGGGGCATACTCATGAGTGTCTGTGTCACCGTCCGGCACAACACCTTCAGTTGAGGTTGTACCAATCAGAGCCACGACCCGCTCCTCAATTGGGGTCAATTTTAATGTCTCGTCCGTTTCTCCCCCTCCTTTTTGCGTTTGGCTCCTCTTTAGAGCTGCCACTCTTTTTTTGGTAGCTATTTTTAGGTCAGACCATTTTGTTACCTGTAAATTCATAGGCATAACGCACAAATTATGATTGAATTTAACAAATTATCCATATCATTAAAATAActtacaaccccgattccaatgacgttgggatgttgtgcaaaatgtaaataaaaacagaatacaatgatttacaaatgctcttcaacctacattcaattgaatccgccacaaagacaaaatatttaatgttcaaactgataaactttattgtttttgttcaaatatttgctcattttgaaatggatgcctgcagcatgtttaaaaaaagctgggacagtggtatgtttaccactgtgttacaacacctttacttctaacaacactcagtaagcgtttgggaactgagaacactaattgttgaagctttgtaggtggaattctttcccattcttgcttgatgtacgacttcagttcaacagtccggggtctccgttgtattttgcgcttcataaagggccacacattttcaatgggcgacaggtctggactgcaggcaggccactctagtacccgcactcttttactccgaagccacgctgttgtaacaaggCGTGGAAGTGCCCCTCGGTGCATATTTATGGGTGTTCCTTTGATAATTACGATGACTTTCAGCTGCCACATTTATCAACGGCTGCTAGTGCGTACAGTGGAATCTGGGCAGTGCGCAATATTCATGAATGGCGTGCACCCTCGTGTGTATTTCACATTTGCACTCAAAATATGCACTGTACTCTGCGCAGCATTGATAAATGAGGGCCACTGGCTGGTTCCCTCCTCTGATTCGATGCGTATCTTTATTTTTTGCCGCACAAAATTCTATTCATAgaaggcggggcatatagcatccgggttgtccggcCGTCTCTCTGTTTGGCCGCAATTCGTTCACCGCAATGtagcttcgcacctattgcttgcagaaataTTATatttttggtgggtacatgccttggaggagtacttcgcatgggttcaaaggtcgGTGACCTTGacatacttttcaaggtcaccaatggtcacaatgtcaaatccttcgcctgaaatttgttcgccgcaatgtaccttggcacctattgcttgcaaaaccTTCATATtcggtgggtacatgccttggaggagaactttgcatgggttcgaaggccggtgaccttgacctactttaaaaaaattaacaatagttgcatttgtttgaaggctaccgactttttatggtcactgttggccacatcctctaaataaatataatgtcaatctccagtttttccactgtgtatcccaatttacatcaaacacatgagggttcaaccaaatacctaccccacacatgtacatattactgcactctAGATGGAAAAGAGTACTGCGCACGGGGCATTTTatgacgaatgtctctagttaATCATAGTGTATAGTGTTTTTTCACTGACACGCAAAATTAAAGCAGGACAGCAAATACATCAATTTGCCCACTGTGTTTAGTGTCAAATGTCTGAAGTGAAGCTGCTGTGCCCATAGACATTATATGTGTAGACACCTCATAACTTGTAGAGTACCTTTattagagtggcgacatgacgagtcgaaaaaatcagtcacgtgactcatggtgccatcttcggGCAAAATTAgcgttggctgttaatgtgtctgcatggaaatccagctatttgctgaaaatgatgggttgttgtgcatttggaggcacaaatagacacagcaagggcttcaagatgtacagattcccttcagatctgaacagaagaaacatttggaaaaataaagtcagctgtgtgagatggaaacaacttcATCATTAAAGctttgcgaggtaaatttattgttcagttccatgtacagtaaaactcacctaaactgtcatcatataaaccagatattcacagtcactggacaaaaaagtcccaaagcttttgtattgttttccaggtAATAAACAATACAAAAGCTTTGTTTCAGACATGTCTTCTTGGTCTACAGGAATAAGCAATGTTGAAGCTCGTCAGCCAAGGAAAGCACCAAATTTCAGTGTCAACTGGACAATGGGAGACCATGGACTCGATGTTATTAATGCCACCACTGGCAAAGATGATTTGAGTCAATCATGAGTTCCATGTTACCTTTTTGCTTGAGTTCTTGATGTAGTTGATGGTTATCATACAGTTCTTGCGATAGTTTGATTATTTGTCTCTGTTGTGGTCTTTATGTGTTCTTAGTTCTTGGTGTTATTCTTTCCTTGATTTTGCACACTTGTGATTTCCAGGTTCATTTTCTGTGTGTATTCCTGCTTCACCCACAGCTAAGTAACTGTGGCAGGTGCACTTAACCAGTGAGGAGCTGCAAACACCAGGATGAAATAATGAGATATGAGTAGAGCAGGTAGACAGGACAGGTTCTCTCCACAAACAGATTTGGGCAGCCCTGACATATGGCCTCTGAACATGGAGGGAAACTGTATACAAATAGCCATAATTCCTCAGTGGTTTATGTAATATTTGTAATTAATTCCCTTGAGTTTATGCTTAAAGTCTAAAACTGTgagaactgttgtgaaagtgtaggtacacggacccacaacagggggcgcaatgaacggacaatggagaaaagtaagaacaagttttactgttgtgaaaatagcacaactgatacaacaattagcaatttgtaagccgaaatctgctggtgtcttgtgggcaggcccgaaggtaggagacgtccgtcctagttgaaccggaaccacccagatctcctctgccaccgaaacccagaagtactggaaccgccaagtcccgaattcccaggtggccactgcctccgctcgtcggatccggtactgctggcgggaaagaacacaaacacacaggttgggatgcgaccgcacccagtagatgagaggggcaaagccgcctccacctcttgtcacactgaagcaggaaaggtgagtacttatccgaacacttggccttccgctgtcctgaaaagtttataatgtgtcgtcacaaagatacagtatctgttgcagaggtgattaccttaaactcaaggtgatatctcggcactgaggtggagacgctgtcctgctgatatacctccgtactgagtgaagtcagctgtgtccagtaatggtgacagctgtcatcctggctgctctcatcaggcggcggcgccctctggtgcctggagcccgcactccaggcagggcgccctctggtggtgatgggccagcagtacctcctcttcagcggcccacacacaacaagaaCATTTGGATTGTTTCATGTCAATTCTATTTAAGCTATTTATGCTAGTATTCATCACTCTTgatcctttgagattgagagactaCTCAGAAGATCCCATGAACCCGTGTGTTTGGAGATGCAGATACTTTTGAAGGTTGATGAATGTCCAATACTGTAGGGTTCTGCTGATTCCCGTTCTGTGAAACTTGGATAATAACCAGCTACGTATGGCATTGACTGTGGGAATGCTGTTTGTTTATGGGGTTTTATTTGAGTTTGGAGtgtcttaaatggtaaatggactgcatttatatagtgcttttccatctacatcagatgcagaaagcgctttacaataatgcctcacattcaccccgatgtgagggtgctgccatgcaaggtactcactacatactgtgagcaactaggggattaaggaccttgcccaagggcccttagtgattttccgatcaggctgggatttgaactgaggatcctctggtctcaagcccaacgccttaaccaccctGTCTTTCCTCTGATTCCTGTGTAAatccctttgtgtgtgtgtgtgtgtgtgtgtgtgtgtgtgtgtgtgtgtgtgtgtgtgtgtgtgtgtgtgtgtgtgtgtgtgtgtgtgtgtgtgtgtgtgtgtgtgtgttctactgtgtcctctgtgtgtgctctgaggACTTGGTGGACTCGCCCCCTCAGGCTGTCAGTCGCGTGTCTGCATGttgggtgtgtgcatgtgtttttgcaCCGATTGTCTCCCCTTCCTGCACACGGTTTTTGTTGGGCACGTTTTGTCTGTTATCTGCATGATTTCAGGCCTGTATCTGTTTGTGGTGGTCCTTCTGTGTTCCCTCTCTGCGTCCCTACCACTCATTCATGTCTCGTGTTAATGTGGGCATGAGGGTTTGGAACCAGTCCTGTATTTCCTTTTGTGATGGTCTTTTATTTTTATGTGGATCGTGTTGGTTGAGACTGTGTGTCAGGCTGTTTATGGTTAGTTTATCTTTATGTATTTCTCGAGTGGTCTGTTcttattgttgtttgttttcattatgcATTTTTTTAGTCTCAGGTTTTCTGTCATTGTTGTGCTGGAATTTCTGCCTAATGTGTCTTTAAGGTTTGCTGCCCTCGACGGTTTCCTTTTGCTTTGCACACATCCTCGTTACTTAATCAGTATCAcctcttttccttttcttttggcTATTTAAGCCTCCTATGTTTGTTCTTCCCTTGTGGCCTCATTGGTGTGTGGTTAATCCTGTGTCGTGCTCAGCTCTTTTCTGTCTCAGTGTCTTTCTGACCTTTTCACCACAGTTGTGAGTATTacagttttgattttgtttactttatgtcttggactttagatGTATTTCCCTTCCTCCTTTGTAGGGTCAGAGATTGTATTTTTGTTCTGAATCCCTGCCCTCTCTTCTCTGGATTTTCGGTTCATGTTTAGACAATAAATTCCTGTATTTTTTGGAACTTACCTTTGTGCCTTGCTGACCTGCATTTTGGGGGTTTATCTCGTTCCTTGATAGCACCAAACCTTAACATTGACTGGATGTTATTGGTGCCCTGTCTCTTCGGAGGACCCTCGCACACTGCCGGATTGACTTTCTGGCAAATGCAAAGTTATGTAGGGAGGGACGATGAGGCAAACATCATTCTGATGTTTTGGCTAAGTGGCATGCTGTCCAGTCTTGATCCAGCATGCACGTGTCTTAATGTTGAGGGTCCCAGCacctggaaaaggccaagaggatgcaaACACAGATAGACTTTATAGAAGTTtatagaagtagagagactggAAGGCCAGTTCTAGATTTCGTTCCATTGAGTTCTGTTTGCGACCCTGAAATTTCAGCCACTCGGCCGCAAGAGTTGGGGTAATTCACTTCCGGTCGTTtgccagcaataacaccagatgtGCTTGTAAAGGACAGGTTCTGTGTGTTTTCTTGTGTTTTCTGCCGTGGCTTCGGCAAGTTGTCCCTtcgaagtatgttcaaagtgtagcttgaatgaagtttTTCTGATTCTAAATTGTATTCAGTACAAAACTtgctaatattattgataagagcatgcagactgtcagcaactgtggCGGAAAATCACGGTCaataattaattattcataaaacgtCTATGAAAATACAATAGAAATACACatcatttgtcattttaaaaagcaTCACAGTAAAACTCAGAAATATAACCatataaaactcataaatagcacagtaaaagtcatcaaacaccataattaaattgtcaatcaataaaaatcaaacaccataaaataTTCACAGTATTCCCTTGAAGTAATAACACTTGGAacatttaccacatgatgagtgaggctgttccacaaagttaccaCTAAATATAAAATCTTTTTTTGAGTCTTTTCTGCAGatttgcacctcaaaaatgtgagagtgacctaataaactatatatatatatatatatatatatatatatatatatatatatatatattattttttattattatttatttttttttttttttcaaaaatactcGTAATTAGTTCTGATTTGTGGTGGAGCACACTCGTGACAGTTTCTCtacgtattttattttttaagcatCCATTGAGCATGTGCACACATCCACTTTAAATTTACAATCGTTAAAACGCCTTGTGTACTACCTTGGTTCAACCTCTGCATCAGGAAGGTCATTGTCATGCAGGGAAAGGATGAGTGAtaatcatgtctttttttttttttttttttttgactctagAACACTCTATCAACAAATGTACTGAACAGTCCCTTTTCCAGCTCGATCTCAGCTGTAGACAGGATGAACGAGAGTTTCTGTCCACTTTGCGTTCAAGGACATGTTACCTGTTGATTAATGACTTTCTATGGTGAATCATCTTTCAGGTTTTTGGGTTGTATTTATAAACCTGGTTTCTGACAGGGATACAGGGGAGCTACATACAGTCTGTGACAGAAGAGGCTGTTGCTCAAGTACAAGCTGTCCGTGACATTATACTCAGAATTTGCCTTTCAGAAAGGCTCCTCCCATAACTCTGCAGGTATCAACTTTGACCTGGGAGGTTCTGCGTAGCATCGATTGGTCCACCATACAGATTATTTAGATCATGTTCAGTGCATAGACAAAAAAAACAGTGTAACAATTGCACTCATCTGTTTCAGTAAGTACACTGTTGAGGTGATTAAATTCCTGAACAGTTTTTAAGCTCTTAAATTGCAGACGACATCACATCAGACTACATCTTTGAGAAATACAGGTcgatcatgatgatgatgatgatttccaGACGCCTGTATTTCCGACACATCAgtgtttttatcttttttcttAGGCTCTTGTCATAcatatttccatccatccatccattttcttccgctttatccggagtcgggtcgcgggggtcaTACATATTTCACTTTCCTAAATGTTTCTCATTTTTTTCTCTTGTATAGTACATGAAGATTCCAGCACCAACCCCGGACGACCCTGATGCCACAAAAATCATCAGGTTCAACTTGTCCAGTGATGGCAGCGAGAACCCACAGTCAAGCTTTGAGTGCATTCAGCAGTACGTCTCAGGATAAGCAGCACTCACAACCGCTTTCACATTCATCTGCAAATGGAATTCAAAGACTGACACCACAAGGCTGTACCAGTCACTCACCCTTCTTTTAGGGCAATAACACACATTAGGTTCTATTCAAACATGACTCCAATAACACCCAGAGGCTTCTGCCACAAAGGTGTGACCAGTAATAACTGAGAAGAGTGAGGCAGCATTTGTGGCCATGTGGGGTCAAAGGGTCAATGAAAAGGTTACATTAGTGCTGCTGTATTTGGGCCGTAGATTATAAGTATTTTAACCTCCTTAAGTGGACACTTTATTTGAAGAGATGATTTATAAAAACGGGTTGGGAATTTGCATAACCAGCTGTGCATCTCTGTGTGCATTCGTGCATGTCTCATATGATGCCATGTTTTATCACAGCACTGGCAAAATCTCAACTACATTTGGCTAATTGACTGAGCTGAACCAGAGAATTTGTAAGTTTAAACTTTaaagttttttccccttttttcacTTCTCCCCAAAGGGACGACAccgaccacctggagagcaagggCCATATTCAGGGCAAGATGACAGTTTGTGCCACAGAACAGGCCTACCAGGAAACGCAGAAATACCTGTCTCAGATGGAGAAATCCAGCCAGAAACGGTCAGTGATTGAGATCGAGCGGAGGCCAAGTACGATGTTTATTAATGTGTTTCTCTCCAAGCTGTTCCGTGTTCTCATCTCAGTTGACATGGTAGTTTCCAAGCATGTAGGGATCAAGGACAAATAACAGAGTTTTCATGTTgccagagcaggggtggtggccaagtggttaatgcgcttggtttcagtgcagaaggttccgggttcaaatcccacccctgccacatttctccatgtaatgtggagttgcgtcaggaagagcatccggcgtaaaacctgtgccaattcaacatgcagatccaccttggatttgccgtggcgaccccgagtgcaaacaagggagcagccgaagggacttacttttttcatgttgccagAAAGCTTCCATCCTGCTGATGATATCCTGCTGGTAACTACCATACGGTGTGAAAGTTATCACATAATTGATCAAAGTGCTGAATTGCAGCTATTCATGTTTTAGGTGTGT is from Thalassophryne amazonica chromosome 1, fThaAma1.1, whole genome shotgun sequence and encodes:
- the LOC117513113 gene encoding RNA polymerase II elongation factor ELL-like, which produces MKIPAPTPDDPDATKIIRFNLSSDGSENPQSSFECIQQDDTDHLESKGHIQGKMTVCATEQAYQETQKYLSQMEKSSQKR